The nucleotide window GGCCAGGATCACCCCGCGGCGAGCGGTGACGGTGGCCTCGCGACCGTGATGATCAAGGACCGCACCGCTGACCCGGCCGTCGGTGGTGATCAGCCTCGTCAGCGCGGTCTCGGTCCAGATCGGGATGCCGGCGCCCAGCACCCCGGCATACAGGCCGGCGGCCAGACCCTGCCCACCGGCCACGTACTCGCGGCCGACGGCCATCCCGCCGATTCCCTGGACGGCCCGGCGAACGATTGCCGGGACGCCCTTGGACGGCAGCTTGGTGACCAGGTTCATCAGCCGGTAGTCCACGCTGGTCACCGGCATCGGCACGGGTGCCTCGAGATTTCCCTTGCGCAGAAGGCGTCTGGACTCCTTCAACCGTTTGGCGTCGAACGGTTTGGCCTCGCAGGTCCGGCCGGTGGCACTGCCGCCGGGGTGTTCGGGGTGGTAGTCGGAGTAGCCGGGTGCCCACATGAAGCGCAGCGGAGTCGTCCGCCGCAGCAGGTCGAAGGCGGCCGGACCATGATCAACTGCCGAGCTCCAGCGCTCGACGGGTGAGCTGTCGCCGACCAGGTCGCCGACGTAGGTCTTCGCGTCCTCGATCGAGTCGCCGGTGCCCGCCTCGCCCAGGGTCGAGTTGCCGGGGATCCACAGCCCGCCGCCGGAGAGAGCAGTGGAGCCGCCGACGTACTCCGTCTTCTCCACGATCAGCGTGTCGAGTCCCTGATCGGCTGCCGCGAGTGCCGCACCCATCCCCGTACCGGATCCGACCACGAGCACGTCCACCTCGGTGTCGACCACCCTCGGCGTCGCCGGTGCCGGCGCTGACTTCCTCATCCTGTTCCTCCTTCGAACCGTACGCAGCAGACCTGCACACTCCTGTCAGGATATGACACTGTCGCAATCTGACAACTTCCTCGATTGGCGCTCGGTCCTATTTCCTATACGATCCCGAGTCTGTGTCCGGACTGAAGGGGCGCCCTGCGGCGCTCTTGGGTGTCCGGCATGTGCCGCCGATCAAGGGAGAGACGATGTCCACGCCAGGACGAGCTGCCGGCACAGTCGACACCAGCAGTCCGCAGCTGAAATCAGCGATCAGCAAGACCGCGCGGCACCTGATGCCGATGTTGGTGATCTTGTACTTCGTCGCCTTCCTGGATCGTACGAACGTCGGCTTCGCAGAGGAGGCGTTGCAGGTCGACCGTGGTGTCTCCGACGGCGCGTTCGCGCTCGGTGCCGGCATCTTCTTCATCGGGTACGCGATCTTCGAGATTCCCAGCAACCTGATGCTGAAGAAGTTCGGTGCCCGGTTCTGGCTGGCCCGGATCTCCATCACCTGGGGGATCGTGGCGTCGCTGTTCGCGTTCACCCATAACGACACCATGTTCATCATCCTGCGGTTCCTGCTCGGTGTTACCGAGGCCGGCCTGTTTCCCGGCGTGATCATGTACCTGTCCGAGTGGTTCCCGAACAAGGTCCGGGTGCAGATGCTGGCGATCTTCTATCTGGCCCAGCCGTTCTCGCAGATGATCGGCGCACCGCTCAGCGGCGGCCTGATCAGCTTCGGCGAGAAGGTCACCCCCTGGGAGGGGTGGCAGGTGATGTTCATGGGCGAAGGAATTCTGGCGGTCGCGGCCGGCATCGTCGCCGTCTTCGTGTTGATCAACGGCCCCGCCGAGGCCAAGTTCCTGACCGATCCGGAACGAACGGCGCTGACCGACTCGATGGCTCGAGAGGATCACGCGAGGACCTCCGACGGGCCGTCAGGCATCTTGAAGGCATTGACCAGCTGGAAGGTCTGGTACTTCACGATCATCTACTTCTGCCTGCAGATCGCGGTCTACGGCACCACCTTCTATCTGCCGCAGCAGGTGTCGTCGTTGATCGGCCAGGACATCGGCTGGCAGGTCGGCCTGGTCTCCGGCATTCCGTGGCTGGTCGGTCTGATTGCCTGCTACCTGGTCGGTCGCAGTGCCAACACGGTCTTCCGCCGCCGGACCTGGGGTACCGGCTTCTACCTCGCCACCGGACTCTTCATCTTCGGCTCGGCCTGGGCCGGCGCGAACGGTCAGCCGCTGCTCGGCATCGTCTGCATCGTCTTCGCAGTTGCCAGCTTCCTCTCGGTCGGCCCGATCACCTGGGCCTACCCGACCGCGTTCCTCACCGGCGCCGCCGCCGCGGCCGGCATCGGCCTGATCAACTCGCTCGGCAACCTCGGCGGCTTCGTCGCCCCGCTGATGCGCACCGCGATCAACAAATCCGTACCGACCGACAGCGGCGCCTGGGGCGTCGTCTCCCTCGGCGTCTTCGCCTTCCTCGCCGCCGCCCTTCTCTTCGGCACCAAGTTCTTCCGCCAGAGCAAGAGCGACCAGATGTTGGCGGAGGAGGTCTCGGGAGTCTGATTCGCGCTCGGGTTTGTACGGCTGCCGCGGTCGTGGTCTGGCGTCCTCCGTGTGCGGGGAGGGCCCCGCGCCCCCGGCCGTGGTGGCGTAAGCACCGCCAGCCCCACCCCGATCCGTCTCGCGCCCCACAGCCGCGCGCGAACGATGCCGCCGCGCGCGAAAAGTCCCGTGCCCTCCACAGCCGCGCGCGAAAGATGCCGGCGCGCGCGAAATTTCGGGTGCGGCGGCATCTTTCGCGCGCGGCTGTGGTCGCCACTGCGGTGCCCGCCCCAAACCAAGTGGCATAAATATACAGAACCTGGCATAATCATGCCGTGACCACATACAGAGCGGCGGTGGCCGGAGCCACCGGGTACGCCGGGGGTGAACTGCTGCGGCTGCTCCTCGGCCACCCGCAGATCGAGATCGGGGCGGTGACGGCGGCGAAGAGTGCCGGCAGCCGCCTGGGTGAACATCACCCACACCTGGTCCCGCTCGCCGACCGACGCGTCGAGCCGACCGACGCCGAGCACCTGGCCGGTCACGACATCGTCTTCCTCGCGCTGCCGCACGGCGCCTCCGGCGAGATCGCCGAGCAGCTGGGCGACGAGGTGCTGGTCGTCGACTGCGCCGCCGATCACCGGCTCGTCGACGGGAACAAGTGGCAGCAGTACTACGGCTCGACCTACCACGGCAGCTGGCCGTACGGCTTGCCCGAGCTGCCCGGCCAGCGGGAGAAGCTGACCGGCACCAAGCGGATCGCCGTCCCCGGTTGCAATCCGACGGCCTCCACGCTGGCCCTGTTGCCGGCGGTCGCGGCCGGTCTGATCACCGTCGACGACATCGTGGTGGTGCTCGCCACCGGACCCTCGGGCGCGGGCAAGAAGCTGGCCGTCACCTACCTTGCGGCAGAGATCATGGGCTCGGCCACCCCGTACCAAGTGGGCGGGATCCACCGGCACACCCCGGAGATGGAGCAGAACCTGATCGCCTGCGGAGCGGCCGATCCCAAGGTGAGCTTCACGCCGATGCTGGTGCCGATGGCCCGTGGCATCCTCGCCACCTGCACGGCCAAGCTGGCGGATCCGACGATCACCGCCGACGACGTGTACGCCGTCTACCAGCGGGCGTACGCCGACGAGCAGTTCGTGCACCTGCTGCCGCAGGGCAGCTGGCCGCAGACCCAGGCCACCGTCGGCGCCAACACCGCCCACGTGCAGGCGACTGTGGACCCGCACACCGGCCGACTGGTCGCGATCGCCGCGATCGACAATCTGGCCAAGGGCACCGCCGGCGGGGCCATTCAATGTACGAACATCGCCCTCGGCCTGGACGAGGCCACCGGGCTGACCACGATCGGAGTGGCACCGTGAGCGTCACCAAAGCCTTGGGTTTCACCGCCGCCGGGATCGCCGCCGGTATCAAGGAGAACGGCAATCCCGATCTTGGGTTGGTCCGCAATCTCGGACCCGATCACACCGCCGCCGCGGTCTTCACTTCCAACCGGGTGAAGGCCGCGCCGGTGCTGTGGTCGGAGCAGGTGATCAAGGACCACAAACTGCAGGCCGTGATCTTGAACTCCGGCGGTGCCAATGCGTGTACGGGGCCGGACGGCTTCGCCGACACTCATCAGACCGCCGAGACGGTAGCCGCCGGGCTGGAGATCGGCGCCATCGACGTGGCGGTCTGCTCCACCGGACTGATCGGCACCCGACTGCCGATGAACAAGATCACCGAGGCCGTGCCGACGCTGATTCAGCAGGCAACACCGGAGGGCGGCGCCGACGCGGCCCGGGCGATCATGACCACCGACACCCATCCCAAACAGGCCGTGGCGCACGGCGACGGCTGGGTGATCGGCGGGATGGCCAAGGGGGCCGGCATGCTGGCGCCGGGTCTGGCCACGATGCTGGTCGTGATCACCACCGACGCGGTGATCGGCGCCGATGATCTTGACTCCGCACTGCGCACCGCGACCGGAGCCACCTTCGACCGGCTGGACAGTGACGGCTGCATGTCCACCAACGACACGGTGATCGCGATGGCCAGCGGCGCCTCCGGCGTCGACGTGTCCTGGCAGCCGTTCACCGCTGCGCTGACCACGGTCTGCCATGAACTGGCGCAGCAACTGCTCGGTGACGCCGAAGGCGCCTCGCATCAGATCTCGATCAACGTCCGCGGCGCCGCCAGCGAGCAGGACGCGATCACCGTCGGCCGGACGATCGCCCGCAACAACCTCTTCAAGTGCGCGGTCTTCGGCCAGGATCCCAACTGGGGAAGGGTTCTGGCGGCCATCGGCACCACCGACGCGATCTTCGAACCCGATCACCTGGACGTGTCGTTCAACAAGATCAAGGTGTGCATCGGCGGCTCGATCGGTGAGCCTCGCGAACTGGTCGACCTCAGCGGCCGGGCGGTCGAGGTCGAGGTCGACCTGCATGCCGGCGAGCACGAGACCACGATCTGGACCAACGACCTGACGTACGACTACGTCAAGGAGAACGCGGAGTACAGCTCATGACGATCATCAGGAAGGCGGAGAAGTTCTCCCTGGTGGAGAAGGCGTCCATCCTGACCGAGGCGCTGCCGTGGCTGGAAACGTACTCGGGCAAGACGGTCGTGATCAAGTACGGCGGCAACGCCATGATCGACGAGGATCTGAAACGCGCGTTCGCCCAGGACATCGTGTTCATGAAGCGCTGCGGCGTCCATCCGGTGGTGGTACACGGTGGCGGCCCGCAGATCTCCACCATGCTGAACAGGTTGAACATCGAGTCCGAGTTCAAGGCCGGCCTGCGGGTCACCAGCCCGGAGGCGATGGAGATCGTCCGGATGGTGCTGGTCGGCCAGGTCGGGCGCGATCTGGTCGGACTGATCAACGAGCAGAGCGCGCTCGCGGTCGGCATGTCCGGCGAGGACGGCGGCCTGTTCACCGCGGTGAAGAAGCTCGCGGTGATCGACGGCGAAGAAGTTGATCTTGGGCTGGTCGGCGAGGTGGCGAAGGTGCGGACCGAGGCCATCAACGGTTTGATCTCGGCCGGGCACATCCCGGTGGTGGCCAGCATCGCGCCGGACAGCAACGGTGTGGTGCACAACGTGAACGCCGACACCGCCGCCGCCGCGCTGGCCATCGCACTGCAGGCCGAACGGATGGTGATGCTCACCGACGTCGAGGGCCTGTACGCCGATTGGCCGAACAGCACCGACGTGATCAAGGAACTGCCGGCATCCCAGCTGCGGGAGCTGCTGCCCACGCTGGAGTCCGGGATGGCGCCGAAGATGGCCGCCTGTCTGAAAGCCGTCGAGGGCGGACTGACCCGGGCCACCGTGATCGACGGCCGGGTCTCGCACGCCCTACTGTTGGAGATCTTCACCAACGCCGGCATCGGCACCATGGTCACCCAGGACGGTCTGATCCGGTTGGGCAGCCGCGTTTTCCCAGCTGCGGAAGGGATTCCGCCGGAGGAGCTGGCCAACGGCGAGTTCAGCTTCACCGATCCGGCGGAGCCGATCGCTGCGACTGTCGACGACTCGGAGGACAACTCATGACCGGCACCGACCTGCCCGGCGAGCTGTCCGCCGTCAGTGATCAACTTGCTGCTGCCGGTGGCCGGAGTTCGGCCGCCGTGCTGAAGAGCTATGACGACCATCTGATGCGCACGTTCGGCCCGCCCAAACGGGTCTTCGTCCGCGGCGAGGGCTGTTACGTCTGGGATGCGGACGGCCGCCGGCACCTGGACCTGCTCTCCGGCCTGGCGGTCAACGCCCTCGGCCACGCGCACCCGACGGTGCTCTCCGCGATCACCGGCCAGATCGCCACCCTGGGCCACGTGTCGAACTTCTTCGCCACCCCGTCCCAGGTCGCCCTGGCCGAGCGGCTGGACCGGATGGTGACCGGCGGCGACGCCGGGGCCCGGGTGTTCTTCGCCAACTCCGGCACCGAGGTCAACGAGGCCGCGTTCAAGATCACCCGGCTGACCGGCAGGACCAAGATCATCTCGACCGAGGGCGCCTTCCACGGCCGGTCGCTCGGCTCGTTGGCGCTGACCGCGAGCGAGAAGTATCGCAAGCCGTTCGAACCGCTGCCCGGTGACGTCGAGTTCATCCCGTACGGCGATGTCGCGGCACTCGAGGCTGCCGTCGATGACCGGACCGCCGCCGTCGTGCTGGAACCGATCCAGGGTGAGAACGGTGTGGTCGAACCGCCGGACGGTTACCTCGCGGCCGCGCGCGAGATCACGTCGGCAGCCGGCGCCCTGCTCTGGATCGACGAGATCCAGACCGGCATGGGCCGGACCGGCTACTGGCTGGAGTCACAGAGATCCGGCGTGGTCGGTGACATCGTCACCGTGGCCAAGGGGCTCGGCAACGGTTTCCCGATCGGCGCCTGCATCGCCACCGGGCCGGCTGCCGACCTGCTCGGGCCTGGATCCCACGGCAGCACGTTCGGCGGCAACCCCGTTGCCTGCATCGCCGGTCTGGCGGTGATCTCGGTGATCGAACGCGACAACCTGCTGACCAACGTGACCGAGCAGGGCGCTCGGCTGGCCGACGCGATCACCGCTGTTGATCATCCGCTGATCGATCATGTCCGCGGCCGTGGCCTGCTGCGCGGGGTGGTGCTGAGGAAGGACCGCGCCCAGCAGATCACCGACGCCGCCCTGGATGCCGGCTTCATCATCAACGCGCCGCGGCCGAACGTGTTGCGGATCGCACCGCCGTTGATCATCACCGCCGATCAGATCGACAGCTTCGTCCAGGCGCTACCCGGGTTTCTCGATCAAGGAGCACGTGCATGAGCAAGATCAGAAGTTTCCTCGCCGACGACGACCTGAGCCCTGCCGAACAGGCCGAGGTTCTTGCCCTGGCAGCGAAGTTGAAGGCCGACCCGTACGGGCACAAGCCGCTGGCCGGCCCGGTCAGTGTGGCCGCGATCTACGACAAGCCCACACTGCGTACCCAATCCTCGTTCGGCGCCGGCATCGCCGAACTCGGCGGATTCCCCTTGCAGGTGGACGGAAAACTGGCCGGCATCGGCGTACGGGAGTCGGTGCCGGATGTCGCCCGAGTGATCGGACGGCAGGCCGGCATGATCGTCTGGCGTACCTTCGAGCAGTCCAAGATCGAGGAGCTGGCCGCCTTCGCCGGTGTGCCGGTGGTCAACGCGTTGACCGACGAGTATCACCCGTGCCAGCTGCTTGCCGACCTGCTGACCGTGCAGGAGCACAAGGGCAGACTCGCGGGCCTGACCGCAGCCTTCGTCGGAGACGCGGCCTGCAACATGGGCAACTCGTGGGCGCTGGCCGGCGTCACCGCCGGCATGAAGATCAAGTTCGGCGCACCGCACGGCTACACACCGGACCGGGCAGTTCTGGACCGCGCCGCCAAGATCGGCGAGACCACCGGCGGGTCGGTGGATGTTGATCATGATCCGGTTCAGGCGGTTGCCGATGCCGACGTGGTGATCACCGACACCTGGGTGTCGATGGGCAAGGAGGACGAGGCCGCCGCCCGAACGGCGATCTTCGCGCCGTACTCGGTCACCGCCGAGCTGATGGCCACGGCGAAGCCGGATGCGATCCTGCTGCACTGCCTGCCCGCCTACCGGGGCAAGGAGGTCGCCGCCGAGGTGCTCGACGGACCGCAGTCGGTGATCTGGGACGAGGCCGAGAATCGACGACATGCACAGAAGGCGATCCTGACATGGCTGTACCAGCAGCCCCGATGACCAAGTCCGCCCGGCACGCGAAGATCATCTCGCTGCTGGAGCGGCATCAGGTCAGGTCCCAGGCCGAGTTGGCCGAGCTGTTGTCGACGGAGGGAGTCACGGTCACCCAAGGCACCGTCTCCCGCGATCTGCTGGATCTCGGCGCGCTGCGGGTGCGGGGCGAAGGCGGGCAGTTGATCTACGCCGTCCCGGGCGAGGGCGGCGACCGGACTCCG belongs to Microlunatus elymi and includes:
- the argB gene encoding acetylglutamate kinase → MTIIRKAEKFSLVEKASILTEALPWLETYSGKTVVIKYGGNAMIDEDLKRAFAQDIVFMKRCGVHPVVVHGGGPQISTMLNRLNIESEFKAGLRVTSPEAMEIVRMVLVGQVGRDLVGLINEQSALAVGMSGEDGGLFTAVKKLAVIDGEEVDLGLVGEVAKVRTEAINGLISAGHIPVVASIAPDSNGVVHNVNADTAAAALAIALQAERMVMLTDVEGLYADWPNSTDVIKELPASQLRELLPTLESGMAPKMAACLKAVEGGLTRATVIDGRVSHALLLEIFTNAGIGTMVTQDGLIRLGSRVFPAAEGIPPEELANGEFSFTDPAEPIAATVDDSEDNS
- a CDS encoding MFS transporter, which produces MSTPGRAAGTVDTSSPQLKSAISKTARHLMPMLVILYFVAFLDRTNVGFAEEALQVDRGVSDGAFALGAGIFFIGYAIFEIPSNLMLKKFGARFWLARISITWGIVASLFAFTHNDTMFIILRFLLGVTEAGLFPGVIMYLSEWFPNKVRVQMLAIFYLAQPFSQMIGAPLSGGLISFGEKVTPWEGWQVMFMGEGILAVAAGIVAVFVLINGPAEAKFLTDPERTALTDSMAREDHARTSDGPSGILKALTSWKVWYFTIIYFCLQIAVYGTTFYLPQQVSSLIGQDIGWQVGLVSGIPWLVGLIACYLVGRSANTVFRRRTWGTGFYLATGLFIFGSAWAGANGQPLLGIVCIVFAVASFLSVGPITWAYPTAFLTGAAAAAGIGLINSLGNLGGFVAPLMRTAINKSVPTDSGAWGVVSLGVFAFLAAALLFGTKFFRQSKSDQMLAEEVSGV
- the argC gene encoding N-acetyl-gamma-glutamyl-phosphate reductase; protein product: MTTYRAAVAGATGYAGGELLRLLLGHPQIEIGAVTAAKSAGSRLGEHHPHLVPLADRRVEPTDAEHLAGHDIVFLALPHGASGEIAEQLGDEVLVVDCAADHRLVDGNKWQQYYGSTYHGSWPYGLPELPGQREKLTGTKRIAVPGCNPTASTLALLPAVAAGLITVDDIVVVLATGPSGAGKKLAVTYLAAEIMGSATPYQVGGIHRHTPEMEQNLIACGAADPKVSFTPMLVPMARGILATCTAKLADPTITADDVYAVYQRAYADEQFVHLLPQGSWPQTQATVGANTAHVQATVDPHTGRLVAIAAIDNLAKGTAGGAIQCTNIALGLDEATGLTTIGVAP
- a CDS encoding acetylornithine transaminase, whose translation is MTGTDLPGELSAVSDQLAAAGGRSSAAVLKSYDDHLMRTFGPPKRVFVRGEGCYVWDADGRRHLDLLSGLAVNALGHAHPTVLSAITGQIATLGHVSNFFATPSQVALAERLDRMVTGGDAGARVFFANSGTEVNEAAFKITRLTGRTKIISTEGAFHGRSLGSLALTASEKYRKPFEPLPGDVEFIPYGDVAALEAAVDDRTAAVVLEPIQGENGVVEPPDGYLAAAREITSAAGALLWIDEIQTGMGRTGYWLESQRSGVVGDIVTVAKGLGNGFPIGACIATGPAADLLGPGSHGSTFGGNPVACIAGLAVISVIERDNLLTNVTEQGARLADAITAVDHPLIDHVRGRGLLRGVVLRKDRAQQITDAALDAGFIINAPRPNVLRIAPPLIITADQIDSFVQALPGFLDQGARA
- the argF gene encoding ornithine carbamoyltransferase, which produces MSKIRSFLADDDLSPAEQAEVLALAAKLKADPYGHKPLAGPVSVAAIYDKPTLRTQSSFGAGIAELGGFPLQVDGKLAGIGVRESVPDVARVIGRQAGMIVWRTFEQSKIEELAAFAGVPVVNALTDEYHPCQLLADLLTVQEHKGRLAGLTAAFVGDAACNMGNSWALAGVTAGMKIKFGAPHGYTPDRAVLDRAAKIGETTGGSVDVDHDPVQAVADADVVITDTWVSMGKEDEAAARTAIFAPYSVTAELMATAKPDAILLHCLPAYRGKEVAAEVLDGPQSVIWDEAENRRHAQKAILTWLYQQPR
- the argJ gene encoding bifunctional glutamate N-acetyltransferase/amino-acid acetyltransferase ArgJ gives rise to the protein MSVTKALGFTAAGIAAGIKENGNPDLGLVRNLGPDHTAAAVFTSNRVKAAPVLWSEQVIKDHKLQAVILNSGGANACTGPDGFADTHQTAETVAAGLEIGAIDVAVCSTGLIGTRLPMNKITEAVPTLIQQATPEGGADAARAIMTTDTHPKQAVAHGDGWVIGGMAKGAGMLAPGLATMLVVITTDAVIGADDLDSALRTATGATFDRLDSDGCMSTNDTVIAMASGASGVDVSWQPFTAALTTVCHELAQQLLGDAEGASHQISINVRGAASEQDAITVGRTIARNNLFKCAVFGQDPNWGRVLAAIGTTDAIFEPDHLDVSFNKIKVCIGGSIGEPRELVDLSGRAVEVEVDLHAGEHETTIWTNDLTYDYVKENAEYSS